One part of the Plasmodium brasilianum strain Bolivian I chromosome Unknown PB_00_02, whole genome shotgun sequence genome encodes these proteins:
- a CDS encoding uncharacterized protein (Plasmodium exported protein) — translation MFLFCNITICDESWNKELNRNNVLNVKFRRLLSSETVESVRDKFKLLKKKIINLEGESAEAFKKKTYVLQNNKHFHEDKKSPYIDASSYDEFNYLMKNSEFDELREFDFEPNLKEQSPTLEHYDNIQYNYQPKSLKKLHSKYNSNLHHFRSNNKYNSMNSEGVREVNINYNKKQSINSIILFFLIYFIFKLFVGLIIIGVSIVIARYIPRV, via the exons atgtttttgttttgtaaT ATAACCATCTGCGATGAATCATGGAACAAGGAATTGAACAGAAATAACGttttaaatgttaaattTAGAAGATTATTAAGTAGTGAAACAGTAGAATCGGTGAGAGATAAAtttaaacttttaaaaaaaaaaataattaatttagaaGGAGAAAGCGCTGaagcatttaaaaaaaaaacatatgtattacagaataataaacattttcATGAAGATAAGAAATCACCATATATTGATGCTTCTTCTTACGatgaatttaattatttaatgaaaaactCAGAATTTGATGAACTTCGAGAATTCGACTTTGAACCtaatttaaaagaacaaTCACCTACATTAGAACATTATGATAATATTCAATACAATTACCAACCaaaatctttaaaaaaattgcactcaaaatataattcaaattTACACCATTTTAgatcaaataataaatataattctatgAATTCAGAAGGTGTACGTGaagttaatataaattataataaaaaacaatcaataaattctataattttgttcttcctaatttatttcatatttaagCTATTCGTTGGATTAATTATAATCGGTGTGTCAATTGTAATCGCACGTTATATACCTCGTGTTTAA
- a CDS encoding fam-m protein: MEQNIKIILYVKIASFILSAWICYFYNYELTFNKYFGENYDVGRKIYTRNSRSLAKHKQEMCSNILSLEEDIPICAEKDNRKNKKSHRRSLNNGRYYTEIIDYNNGMFDGKHFHFEKKWITKKDYDNIVERNRRICDIALQKTKFRSYGFGVTLFFLLFVLGVGLPILHGLKYLDSVLNPMKLLLQKVSADSYTFLISFGILIIILAVLIIIIIPRILRNNEKYKKIKLMTE, translated from the exons atggaacaaaatattaaaataatcttATATGTCAAAATTGCTTCGTTTATCCTTTCGGCGTGGATATgctatttttacaattatgag cttacatttaacaaatattttgGTGAGAATTACGACGTTggtagaaaaatatatacaagaaATTCTCGATCATTAGCAAAACATAAGCAAGAAATGTgctcaaatattttaagtttaGAAGAAGATATACCAATTTGTGCAGAGAAGgataatagaaaaaacaaaaaatcgCATAGAAGATCGTTAAATAATGGAAGATACTATACTGAAATTATCgattataataatggtatgtttgatggaaaacattttcattttgaaaaaaaatggattacaaaaaaagattatgataatattgttgaaagaaatagaagaatTTGTGATATAGCTTTACAAAAAACAAAGTTTAGAAGTTACGGATTTGGAGTTActctgttttttcttttattcgTGTTGGGAGTAGGATTGCCCATATTGCATGgattaaaatatttggaCAGTGTGTTGAATCCTATGAAATTACTGCTTCAAAAGGTAAGTGCTGATAGTTATAcctttttaatatcatttggaatacttataattatattagctgttttaattataataataattcctagaatattaagaaataatgaaaagtataaaaaaattaagttgatGACTGAGTAA
- a CDS encoding fam-m protein, whose amino-acid sequence MEQKIMFFLFFKISGFIFFLSCISHFNNEASTFIKYLGENYNNSSKIDKINYRLLAKYKQYKNYNDVGLNENIQNKWEHQEKNIYNNKKWGKRKNKQSNRSLLNKAQYYTEVIDYNNGMFDGKHFHFQKKWIKKKDYDDYVEKKRRICDISLKKLKFRNYGYVVAIFIIISFFGIGIPVLSGMKSLDTVLDFIVEFPLFKYFKNLISGLSESQKYCLLGITLSTIIITLSIIVVKAICKILINNEKYIKFRLMND is encoded by the exons atggaacaaaaaattatgtttttcctattttttaaaatttctgggtttattttttttttatcttgtaTAAGTCATTTTAACAATGAAGCT agCACGTTTATCAAATATTTAGGTGAGaactataataatagtagcaaaatagataaaataaattatagattactggcaaaatataaacagtataaaaattacaacgATGTAggtttaaatgaaaatatacaaaataaatgggAGCaccaagaaaaaaatatatataataataaaaaatggggaAAGAGAAAGAACAAACAGTCTAATAGaagtttattaaataaggcACAATATTATACCGAAGTTATAGATTACAATAATGGAATGtttgatggaaaacattttcattttcaaaaaaaatggataaaaaaaaaagattatgatGATTAtgtcgaaaaaaaaagaagaatttgtgatatatctttaaaaaaattaaaatttagaaattatGGTTATGTCGTtgctatatttattattatttccttcTTTGGAATAGGAATACCAGTATTATCAGGGATGAAATCTTTAGATACAGTATTGGATTTTATTGTTGAGTTTCcgttatttaaatattttaaaaatcttATAAGTGGATTGTCAGAATCACAAAAATATTGTCTTTTAGGAATAACGTTAAGTACAATTATCATTACTTTATCGATTATAGTTGTAAAGGCAATTTGTAAGatcttaataaataatgaaaaatatataaaatttaggTTAATGAATGactaa
- a CDS encoding PIR protein: protein MEEEVYNDILKQLPSYTLYNKFNSEIKEVKYNNACNIPDSVTSEYKDNCINLCKKVARNLENLPKKDKSWSYENRCLHYKYWLYEEIRKIFQDDAKPNDVEVVIKEFLRVQPLLTTDYEILNCDYKFSQNNLQELETKIKEKYMFDYFTNYEHIKAKETCDNVKIDKYKKYLNYILELYNSKKKDCCVQKISKCPNYFLNCDNEFNPSELISILGSSYDGNCNGLKSFEGTKISEEKLESSDLEQDFLDTIHFTNCHVKNNDKELSCGFVRASALTRRNMIDVVNSGQENGERSYSEDRTSVSSIHSEHAALHEEVRKIAGISSEETNNLSTLKKKEGVDLRWNISKDGTLRCTSEILEKDTSGPCTYMEELVKEGIFIKLENSLGYRLKKGETWPPKALKIVIKKKNQSQMENYKSQKLGYTEHALILKPKELRFYDIENPNAETYPEKDAETYVLQNTFVRVSIVVALFTIFGSYVGKIKNRKKRYRIYLADLNTQRSSKRYIKRTYRNTNRRRFSVVNIEQ, encoded by the exons atggaagaagaagtttat AATGACATTTTAAAACAGTTACCTTCATATacgttatataataaatttaattctgAGATTAAGGaggtaaaatataacaacGCTTGTAATATACCTGATTCAGTAACAAGTGAATACAAGGATAATTGTATTAATCTTTGTAAAAAAGTTGCAAGAAATTTAGAGAATTTACCTAAAAAGGATAAGTCATGGAGTTATGAAAACCGTTGTTTACATTATAAATACTGGttatatgaagaaataagaaaaatttttcaagATGATGCGAAACCAAATGATGTGGAAGTAGTTATTAAAGAATTTCTTAGAGTTCAACCCCTTCTTACCACAgattatgaaatattaaattgtgattataaattttcacaAAATAACTTACAGGAATTGGAAACTAAAATCAAGGAGAAATATATGTTTgattattttacaaattatgaacatattAAAGCTAAAGAAACTTGCGACAATGTGaaaattgataaatataaaaaataccttAATTATATTCTTGAATTATacaatagtaaaaaaaaggactGTTGTGTGCAAAAAATATCGAAGTGTCCAAActactttttaaattgtgATAATGAATTTAATCCAAGTGAACTCATATCTATATTAGGATCCTCGTATGACGGAAATTGTAATGGACTAAAAAGTTTTGAAGGAACTAAAATCTCtgaagaaaaattagaatCTAGCGATTTGGAACAAGATTTTTTGGATACAATTCATTTCACTAATTGCCATGTTAAGAATAATGACAAAGAATTATCATGTGGTTTTGTCCGAGCATCTGCCTTGACACGTAGAAATATGATTGATGTTGTAAACAGTGGACAGGAGAACGGCGAACGATCCTATTCAGAAGATCGAACGTCTGTATCGAGTATACATTCAGAACATGCGGCACTACATGAAGAAGTTAGAAAAATAGCGGGTATTAGTTCAGAAGAAACGAATAATCTGTCtactcttaaaaaaaaagaaggagtTGATCTTAGGTGGAACATAAGCAAAGATGGAACACTACGTTGTACTTCGGAGATCCTAGAGAAAGATACATCAGGACCTTGCACATATATGGAAGAATTGGTTAAAGAaggtatttttataaaattagaaaattcTTTGGGTTATCGATTAAAGAAGGGGGAGACGTGGCCTCCCAAAGCATTAAAAatagttattaaaaaaaaaaaccaaaGTCAAATGGAGAATTATAAATCGCAAAAATTAGGATATACTGAACATGCATTAATTTTAAAGCCTAAAGAATTAAGGTTTTATGATATCGAAAATCCAAATGCAGAAACCTACCCCGAAAAAGATGCAGAAACGTATGTATTACAGAACACTTTTGTCCGTGTTTCCATTGTAGTTGCTTTA TTTACTATCTTTGGATCATATGtaggtaaaattaaaaacaggaaaaaaagatatagaaTTTATTTGGCTGACTTAAATACCCAAAGATCCTCAAAGAGATACATAAAACGTACTTATAGAAATACCAACAGAAGGAGATTTAGTGTAGTAAACATAGAACAATGA